AGACAATCGGCAGTGAAGAAGCAATTTTATATTTAATTGTACATTTTTTTGTCCAAGTAGTATTGCTGCGGAGAATGGTTTCAACAAAAATGTCTTTCCAGTTAAGAATTTCGTACTTCAGACTTTTAGAAACTTCGGTTTGATAGCGAGATATATTTAACAGAGTTTCGACCAATTTCACAAGGTCTTCGTTAGCTTGATGGCAATCTTCTAAAATATCTCTCCATGTGTCGCTAACAGAACCAAAAGCACCACTTAGCATAGCGTTCAGAGTACCACGAGTGGCTAGCAAGGGAGTACGTAGATCGTGTGAAAGGGCAGAAATTAGGTATTCAATCTTTTGGTGATCAGCAGTAGTTATACGTTCTAATTTGTATAAATTACGCCTTAATTCCAGTTGAGTCATGACTTGACGACTCAACGCTTGCAATGCTTCGAGTTGTTCTGAAGTTAGTTGTCGTGGTACACGGTCAATGACACAGAGTGTTCCTAAAGCATATCCTTCTGGTGTTATCAGCGGCGAACCAGCATAGAAGCGAATATATGGGTCAAAAGTTACTAATGGGTTGGTAGCAAAACGCTTGTCGAGTAGTGTATCTGGAACAATCAAAGTGTCGTTGGGCTGCAAAATGGCGTGGGCGCAAAATGCCAGATCACGGGGAGTTGATTCACTGTCTAATCCGACTTTCGATTTGAACCACTGACGCGACTCATCAATTAAGCTGATCAAAGCTATGGGAGTACCACAAATTTGTGCCGCTAAACGGGTGAGATCATCGAAGGCAGTTTCACAAATAGTATCTAGAATCTGATATTGGTGTAAAGCTTCCAGCCTAACGTTTTCATTTTGAGCCAATGTAGCTTTCATTAACTGGGTTATTATTTTCTATGTATTGCTTCGCTTTCTAACT
This region of Nostoc sp. UHCC 0302 genomic DNA includes:
- a CDS encoding GAF domain-containing sensor histidine kinase, with protein sequence MKATLAQNENVRLEALHQYQILDTICETAFDDLTRLAAQICGTPIALISLIDESRQWFKSKVGLDSESTPRDLAFCAHAILQPNDTLIVPDTLLDKRFATNPLVTFDPYIRFYAGSPLITPEGYALGTLCVIDRVPRQLTSEQLEALQALSRQVMTQLELRRNLYKLERITTADHQKIEYLISALSHDLRTPLLATRGTLNAMLSGAFGSVSDTWRDILEDCHQANEDLVKLVETLLNISRYQTEVSKSLKYEILNWKDIFVETILRSNTTWTKKCTIKYKIASSLPIVCGDTLEIQQVVQTLLNNAVKVSKPDQEIILEVASFGVEKVKISVLNDGLDIAYLDKPKLFKNFIQGRGRHNMDNLGLYLCHQIVEAHKGTINVEKTAEGTTFWFTLPVVSLKS